From the Ascaphus truei isolate aAscTru1 chromosome 15, aAscTru1.hap1, whole genome shotgun sequence genome, one window contains:
- the LOC142466959 gene encoding uncharacterized protein LOC142466959: protein MEQVSSPGSASSTLLEEHHGDEDDEYDEDDATEETEIQSCDHEEVPIETVVPPNRPSTSTYDAIVASEGKIVDAENRRHSDMMTVLERMIGLQEETVSQLAHLHRVFIEVPKQLQKINTSFEALVVQQTQANYWRMTNVPQFNTSQPGSVHAGQFSPHSSDIHSPGPNVTGQVADIAVQVPDDILPLPSVQIQQQTPTKEATKTKQDTHETDQPSLVQCLPTCSHVSLGTSPVREQSLPKSPVGESLPKSPVGESLPKSPVGESLPKSPVGESLPKSPVGESLPTSPVGESLATSPVGESLATSPVGEQSLATSPAREVPEATQSGSVVPKVGGKRKRKIQETTSRPVTRSQKEQKK from the exons atggaacaagtgtcttcacctgggtcagccagctcaacactactagaag aacatcatggtgatgaggatgatgagtatgatgaggatgacgccacagaagagactgaaatacaatcatgtgaccatgaagaggtgccaatagaaactgttgtaccgccaaatcgtccatcaacttccacatacgatgcaattgtagcttcagagggaaaaatagtggacgcagaaaatcgtcgccattcagacatgatgacagtgctggaaaggatgattggactgcaggaagaaacagtatcacaattggcacatctccacagagtcttcattgaagtgcctaaacagttgcaaaaaatcaacacctcattcgaagcattagttgttcagcaaacacaagctaattactggagaatgactaatgtaccacaattcaacacctcccagccaggatctgttcatgcaggtcagttttcaccacattcatctgatattcattcaccaggcccaaatgttaccggtcaagtagcagacattgctgtgcaggttcctgatgacatcctaccgctgccatctgtacaaattcagcagcagacacctacaaaggaggcgacaaaaacaaaacaagacacacatgaaacagaccaaccatcacttgtgcagtgtctaccaacttgctcacatgtgtcactgggcacaagccctgtccgtgaacagtcactacccaaaagccctgtaggtgaatcgctgcccaaaagccctgtaggtgagtcgctgcccaaaagccctgtaggtgaatcgctgcccaaaagccctgtaggtgaatcgctgcccaaaagccctgtaggtgaatcactgcccacaagccctgtaggtgagtcactggccacaagccctgtaggtgagtcactggccacaagccccgtaggtgaacagtcactggccacaagccctgcccgtgaagtgccagaggccactcaaagtggctctgttgtgcctaaagttggtggcaaaagaaaaaggaaaattcaagagacaacaagcaggcctgttactcgctcgcaaaaggaacaaaaaaaataa